One Buteo buteo chromosome 5, bButBut1.hap1.1, whole genome shotgun sequence DNA window includes the following coding sequences:
- the ACOT7 gene encoding cytosolic acyl coenzyme A thioester hydrolase encodes MSERGAAGPGPAAIQVSRIMRPDDANVAGNVHGGTILKMIEEAGAIISTRHCNSQAGEPCVAALARVERTDFLSPVCIGEVANVSAEITYTSRHSVEVQVNVMSENILTGAKKVTNKATLWYVPLSLKNVNKVLEVPPIQYARKEQEDEGKKRYEEQKLDRLETKQRNGDVIFPVINPEPHTVSYSQSSLIHLVGPSDCTLLGFVHGGVTMKLMDEVAGIVAARHCKTNIVTASVDAINFHEKIKKGSVITISGRMTFTSNKSMEIEVFVDADPFVDEPRERYRAVSAFFTYVSLSKEGKPLPVPQLLTETEDEKRRFEEGKGRYLQTKAKRQAQMQQAAQQ; translated from the exons ATGTCGGAGCGGGGGGCCGcgggcccggggccggccgCCATCCAGGTGTCCAG GATCATGCGCCCGGATGACGCCAATGTCGCGGGGAATGTCCACGGGGGAACCATCCTGAAGATGATCGAGGAGGCGGGAGCCATCATCAGCACCCGCCACTGCAACTCCCAAGCTGGG GAGCCCTGTGTGGCTGCGCTGGCACGGGTGGAGCGGACGGACTTCCTCTCTCCGGTGTGCATCGGCGAGGTGGCCAACGTCAGCGCCGAGATAACCTACACCTCCCGGCACTCTGTGGAGGTCCAGGTCAACGTCATGTCCGAAAACATCTTAACAG gGGCAAAGAAGGTGACAAACAAGGCGACGCTGTGGTACGTGCCGCTGTCCCTGAAGAATGTGAACAAGGTCCTTGAGGTTCCCCCCATCCAG TATGCCAGAAAGGAGCAGGAGGACGAGGGGAAGAAGCGCTATGAGGAGCAAAAGCTGGATAGGCTGGAAACTAAGCAGAGAAACGGCGACGTGATCTTCCCTGTCATCAACCCAG AGCCGCACACCGTCAGCTATAGCCAGTCCAGCCTGATCCACCTGGTGGGACCGTCGGACTGCACGCTGCTGGGCTTCGTGCACGGAG GTGTCACCATGAAGCTCATGGACGAGGTTGCTGGGATTGTGGCTGCCCGCCACTGCAAGACCAACATCGTCACCGCCTCGGTGGATGCCATCAACTTCCACGAGAAGATCAAAAAAG GCAGCGTCATCACTATTTCGGGGCGCATGACCTTCACGAGCAATAAATCCATGGAAATCGAAGTCTTTGTGGATGCCGACCCATTTGTGGATGAGCCTCGGGAGCGGTACCGTGCCGTCAGCGCCTTCTTCACCTACGTCTCCCTGAGCAAGGAGGGGAAGCCCCTGCCCGTCCCACAGCTGCTG ACGGAGACGGAGGATGAGAAGCGGCGCTTCGAGGAAGGGAAGGGCAGGTACCTCCAGACAAAAGCCAAGCGGCAGGCGCAGAtgcagcaggctgcccagcaGTGA